One genomic segment of Clostridium saccharoperbutylacetonicum N1-4(HMT) includes these proteins:
- a CDS encoding TetR/AcrR family transcriptional regulator, whose translation MDVRDISTESRIERKKRETREKIVKISMNLFQDQGFNNTTMEQIAEKTDIARKTLYNYFPVKEAIVDEYVRGISQKLAGENLETIWNLPNTKSRLVASLNHTYSWVEGNKEIMGICMNYRLRNMCNDSKTQNAETGTQSILNQIISRGQETGEIRKDISVKLLVTHINILRSAMTFEWVNSTSRFELHDEIAKLVDLFLYGADNRLDSSKKSELDNIISQEE comes from the coding sequence ATGGATGTAAGAGATATATCTACTGAAAGTAGAATTGAGAGAAAAAAAAGGGAGACTAGAGAGAAAATTGTTAAGATCTCTATGAATTTATTTCAGGATCAAGGCTTCAATAATACAACAATGGAGCAAATAGCAGAAAAAACAGATATCGCAAGAAAGACACTTTATAATTATTTCCCAGTAAAAGAAGCTATAGTTGATGAATATGTAAGAGGAATTTCACAAAAATTAGCTGGAGAAAATCTTGAAACTATTTGGAATCTTCCAAATACTAAATCTCGATTAGTGGCTTCGCTTAACCATACTTATAGTTGGGTTGAAGGCAACAAGGAAATTATGGGGATATGTATGAATTATCGCCTGCGAAATATGTGTAATGATTCAAAGACTCAAAATGCTGAGACTGGAACTCAAAGTATCTTGAACCAAATTATTAGCAGAGGACAGGAAACAGGTGAAATTAGAAAGGATATTTCAGTTAAACTATTGGTGACTCATATAAATATTCTTCGAAGCGCAATGACCTTTGAATGGGTAAATAGTACATCAAGGTTTGAGCTTCATGATGAAATAGCAAAATTGGTAGATTTGTTTCTGTATGGAGCAGATAACCGATTAGATAGTTCCAAAAAATCTGAGCTAGATAATATAATAAGTCAGGAGGAATAA
- a CDS encoding PEP/pyruvate-binding domain-containing protein yields the protein MKYFFTWKEAFKSDASLVGGKGWNLGRLDRYGFSVPQGVVLIAKAYDEYIKYNQFDKVISNLSSIIHLNNLDEGNVKDGLDQLRKKIMNGSMPPAIVEELSGLLNSSGKLKKSWAVRSSAVAEDSVKASFAGIHDSFLNVCGLEEILSAVKECYASLWSPRAVAYRRNMNINDDAATMAVVVMEMVEAQAAGVGFTCDVQTGRQDVMIINANFGLGESVVNGAVEPDTYYLEAETLNSEAKLIQRKIGSRQGMTVLNKEGGTKLIPIDSAVSQVLSDQNVKKLGRLLQRVFDALGNSEQHQDVEWVYNGRDFVLVQARPVTILPRKTFPALQEQNDVWSNGNYRDSVPMVQSPLNRRLMKNIIDIIHHTSFTSLGYKLPVGIQFSKFYNGRLYCNLSAYQWGLYASMGGRPEGFNDFWGGHQPAINIGDQKPEPGFEDRAKKFSELVNEARKNAPKIWDEVSTSIQKITGSRLETWKDQDFIAGYDELGQIAGMLAKEFNFLAAVGSMPVFMLIQSLNKYFEGRELMMLNALMIGGTDGITSAEHGYRLVELAEIARKDVDAAKYLSEISFDALGWRELPDNSPFKKAFCEFVKEYGHRAVYELDIINPRWNEEQTYLLGIIQSTVNIADISKLRKEQKEKREQVWKEIKDKVLDSEQIAIRNLVKECQIGAGVREETKSVLAEVMEAYRIIAKKLGFRFYERNLIKEEEDIFFCTWSEIFSVLNGEWNGIGLQALIDMRKKWKKEMELLAPPDVILGETPRFEKQVSCISSNYLEGVPVAAGKASGLARLIKHPDEGVRLQPEEIMVVPSTDPGWTPLFLKARAVVMETGGFLSHGAIVAREYGIPAVVNVPGVMDIIKDGWTISVDGNNGKIFFDDKDIKI from the coding sequence ATGAAGTATTTTTTTACCTGGAAAGAGGCATTTAAATCAGATGCATCACTGGTAGGAGGTAAGGGATGGAATCTAGGACGCTTAGACAGATATGGCTTTAGTGTTCCACAAGGAGTAGTTCTTATTGCTAAGGCTTATGATGAGTATATAAAATACAACCAATTTGATAAAGTAATCAGCAATTTATCTTCAATAATTCATCTAAATAATTTAGATGAAGGCAATGTTAAGGATGGACTGGATCAATTAAGAAAAAAAATAATGAATGGTTCAATGCCGCCAGCTATTGTTGAGGAATTATCAGGGCTTCTAAATAGCAGTGGAAAATTAAAAAAATCGTGGGCAGTAAGATCTTCAGCAGTTGCAGAGGATTCTGTAAAGGCTTCATTTGCTGGCATACATGATTCATTTTTGAATGTTTGTGGTTTAGAGGAGATTCTATCAGCTGTGAAAGAGTGTTATGCTTCATTGTGGTCACCTCGGGCAGTTGCATACCGTAGAAACATGAATATAAATGATGATGCTGCGACCATGGCAGTAGTGGTTATGGAAATGGTGGAAGCGCAGGCAGCTGGAGTAGGGTTTACGTGCGATGTCCAAACAGGACGTCAGGATGTTATGATTATTAATGCCAATTTTGGATTAGGTGAGTCAGTTGTGAATGGTGCAGTGGAGCCAGATACATATTATCTAGAGGCTGAAACATTAAACTCTGAAGCAAAGCTAATCCAACGAAAAATTGGAAGCAGGCAAGGGATGACTGTGTTAAATAAGGAAGGTGGAACTAAACTTATACCAATTGACTCAGCTGTTTCGCAGGTGTTGTCTGACCAGAACGTCAAAAAGCTAGGTCGTCTTTTGCAGAGAGTATTTGATGCTCTTGGAAATAGTGAGCAGCATCAGGATGTTGAGTGGGTTTATAACGGTAGGGATTTTGTTTTAGTCCAAGCCAGACCTGTGACTATTCTTCCAAGAAAGACTTTTCCTGCTTTACAGGAACAGAATGATGTTTGGTCTAATGGCAATTACCGAGATTCTGTTCCTATGGTGCAATCTCCTTTAAACCGTCGGTTAATGAAAAACATTATTGATATCATACATCATACGAGTTTTACAAGCTTAGGTTATAAACTACCCGTTGGAATACAGTTTTCTAAGTTTTATAATGGAAGGCTTTACTGTAACTTATCAGCTTACCAGTGGGGTCTGTATGCTTCTATGGGGGGACGACCAGAGGGATTTAATGATTTTTGGGGAGGTCATCAGCCAGCGATTAATATTGGTGATCAGAAACCAGAACCTGGATTTGAAGATCGTGCAAAGAAGTTCAGTGAGCTGGTTAATGAGGCTAGGAAAAATGCTCCTAAGATTTGGGATGAGGTGTCGACTTCAATTCAAAAGATAACTGGAAGCAGGCTTGAAACTTGGAAGGATCAGGATTTTATTGCTGGTTATGATGAGTTAGGACAAATTGCCGGAATGCTTGCTAAGGAATTTAACTTTTTAGCTGCGGTTGGTAGCATGCCAGTGTTTATGCTGATTCAAAGTCTGAACAAATACTTTGAGGGCAGAGAGCTGATGATGCTGAATGCATTGATGATAGGTGGAACAGATGGCATCACAAGCGCTGAACATGGGTATAGGCTGGTGGAATTGGCTGAAATTGCAAGAAAAGATGTAGATGCTGCAAAATATCTTAGTGAAATCTCTTTTGATGCATTGGGATGGAGAGAACTGCCTGATAATTCTCCATTTAAGAAGGCTTTTTGTGAATTTGTCAAAGAATATGGGCATCGTGCAGTATATGAATTAGATATCATCAATCCTCGTTGGAATGAGGAGCAGACCTATCTTCTAGGTATTATTCAGAGTACTGTGAATATAGCAGATATTAGTAAATTGAGAAAAGAGCAGAAAGAGAAGCGAGAACAGGTCTGGAAGGAGATTAAAGATAAAGTCCTAGATTCTGAGCAAATTGCTATAAGAAATTTAGTCAAGGAGTGTCAGATTGGGGCTGGAGTTCGTGAGGAGACAAAATCAGTATTAGCTGAAGTCATGGAGGCTTATCGAATAATTGCCAAAAAATTAGGTTTCCGTTTTTATGAAAGAAATCTCATTAAGGAAGAAGAAGACATATTTTTCTGTACTTGGTCGGAAATTTTTTCTGTATTAAATGGAGAATGGAACGGAATTGGACTTCAGGCTCTGATTGATATGAGAAAAAAATGGAAGAAAGAAATGGAGTTGTTAGCTCCACCAGACGTAATTTTAGGAGAGACACCAAGGTTTGAAAAACAGGTTAGTTGTATTTCAAGTAATTATCTAGAAGGTGTACCAGTTGCTGCTGGGAAAGCCTCAGGATTAGCTAGATTAATCAAACATCCAGATGAGGGAGTACGATTACAGCCAGAAGAGATTATGGTGGTCCCATCCACTGATCCAGGGTGGACGCCGCTATTTTTAAAAGCAAGGGCTGTTGTTATGGAAACAGGAGGATTTTTATCACATGGAGCTATTGTAGCAAGGGAATATGGAATCCCGGCGGTAGTAAATGTACCAGGAGTAATGGATATTATTAAGGATGGATGGACAATATCCGTAGATGGAAATAACGGTAAAATATTTTTTGATGATAAAGACATTAAAATTTGA
- a CDS encoding TrmB family transcriptional regulator: MLWNQVRKTYPNKWIVFDSLKQYEENNKLIIEDVAIIEVYEAKAYLALLEESPLTGYAVGKNSGVPRSKIYKVLDSLAMRGDILISHGSTQQYVPIPAKELIKNRRVKAEENFKLAEKSLEQYNQSAKNRENIWNITGHDEILDKVKECIISAKHRILIELWKEEFKELESELKKASDKGVVVTII; this comes from the coding sequence ATGCTATGGAATCAAGTAAGAAAAACATATCCAAATAAATGGATTGTATTTGATAGTTTAAAACAATATGAAGAAAATAATAAATTAATCATTGAAGACGTAGCAATAATAGAAGTTTATGAAGCAAAAGCATACCTTGCATTATTAGAAGAATCACCATTAACAGGCTATGCAGTAGGGAAAAATTCAGGTGTACCACGTTCAAAAATATATAAGGTTTTAGATAGTCTTGCTATGCGTGGAGATATTTTAATTAGCCATGGAAGTACACAACAGTACGTTCCAATTCCAGCAAAAGAACTTATTAAAAATCGTCGGGTAAAAGCTGAAGAAAATTTTAAACTTGCAGAAAAATCTTTAGAACAATATAATCAATCTGCAAAGAATCGTGAGAATATCTGGAATATAACTGGTCATGACGAAATACTTGATAAAGTAAAAGAATGCATCATCTCAGCAAAACATAGAATTCTGATTGAACTTTGGAAAGAGGAATTCAAAGAATTAGAATCTGAATTAAAAAAGGCATCTGATAAAGGAGTAGTAGTAACCATTATTTAG
- a CDS encoding IS91 family transposase → MVEVQDIFIEYGEDYLNKHKLTLVQHKAMSAIRKCRTSHLGGHVDVCDNCGNTQISYNSCRNRHCPKCQALAKERWIYNQKSNLLNVGYFHVVFTIPDTLNSMVYQNQRQLYTILFKATSETLSELSFDKKYLGAKLGFTSILHTWGQNLMHHPHIHCIVPGGGLSSIGKWISSRKKFFIPVKVLSRKFRGKFLYYLKQLYYENNLEFHGNQNYLSDEIEFEKLLSATYSKEWIVYCKPPFKNAACVVEYLGRYTHRVAISNTRILSIDNGNATFKWRDYKDKNKYKVMTISADEFIRRFLIHILPSGFMKIRHYGLLGNRNKTTKLNICKQLTNTPILLRDKIPILELIKEITGRDLSKCTHCGSNKLNRSITFCNSPPITTKTS, encoded by the coding sequence ATGGTTGAGGTTCAAGATATATTTATAGAATATGGTGAAGATTATTTGAATAAACATAAGCTTACTCTTGTTCAACATAAAGCTATGTCTGCAATACGAAAATGCAGAACATCGCATTTAGGTGGTCATGTAGATGTTTGTGATAACTGTGGAAATACTCAGATTTCTTATAACTCCTGCCGTAACAGGCACTGCCCCAAATGCCAAGCTCTTGCAAAAGAGCGCTGGATTTACAATCAAAAATCCAATTTACTTAACGTTGGCTATTTCCATGTCGTATTCACTATTCCAGATACTCTAAATTCTATGGTATATCAAAATCAAAGACAACTCTATACCATTTTATTTAAGGCTACTTCTGAAACTTTATCTGAATTATCCTTTGATAAAAAATACCTTGGTGCAAAACTTGGTTTTACATCAATTCTACATACTTGGGGTCAGAATCTTATGCATCATCCACATATTCACTGCATTGTACCTGGCGGCGGACTATCGTCGATCGGCAAATGGATAAGCAGCAGAAAAAAGTTTTTTATTCCGGTTAAAGTATTATCTCGTAAATTTAGGGGCAAGTTTCTGTATTATCTTAAGCAATTATACTATGAAAATAATCTTGAATTTCATGGGAATCAAAATTATCTTTCAGATGAAATTGAATTCGAAAAATTACTTTCAGCTACATATTCTAAAGAATGGATTGTTTACTGTAAACCACCTTTTAAAAATGCTGCCTGCGTCGTCGAATATTTAGGTAGATATACACATAGAGTTGCTATATCAAACACCCGTATTCTAAGCATTGACAATGGCAATGCCACATTTAAATGGCGTGATTACAAAGACAAAAATAAGTATAAGGTAATGACTATTTCTGCTGATGAATTTATTAGAAGATTTCTTATTCATATACTTCCAAGTGGATTTATGAAAATTAGGCACTACGGCTTGCTAGGTAATCGAAATAAAACTACAAAACTGAATATTTGTAAACAACTTACTAATACACCTATTTTACTTAGAGATAAAATTCCAATTCTTGAACTAATTAAAGAAATTACAGGTAGAGATTTATCAAAATGCACTCACTGCGGCTCAAACAAACTCAATAGGTCTATTACATTTTGTAACTCTCCTCCTATAACCACCAAAACTTCATAA
- a CDS encoding tyrosine-type recombinase/integrase, with protein MTKEQVLEKLTFDVELRGLSKHTQAEYYTKVKIFQDHFNKPATELDEKDIRKFLHYLSTEKGLTSGSVNSYNSGLRFLYGVTLNATLNYKQIPRHRRQRKFPEILTKSEIQSLFDACDNLRDKCILMTLYGAGLRLSEVASLKVTDIDSEKMQLFIRNAKGSKDRYALLSQANLEILRVYWKAYRPKEWLFYSRVNTGTHITSKAVQNIFHKYIEKANISKKVTVHSLRHSFATHLLESGISIFHIKQLLGHSDISSTCFYLHLLKIQSLNVQSPLDFLTETEKTNG; from the coding sequence ATGACAAAAGAACAAGTCTTAGAAAAATTGACATTTGATGTGGAACTTAGAGGTCTAAGCAAACATACCCAAGCTGAATATTATACTAAAGTTAAAATTTTTCAAGACCACTTTAACAAACCCGCTACTGAACTTGACGAAAAAGATATTAGAAAATTCCTGCACTATCTTTCAACAGAAAAAGGTCTTACTTCCGGAAGTGTAAATTCATACAATAGCGGCCTTAGATTCTTATATGGTGTAACTTTAAATGCTACTTTGAATTACAAACAAATACCTCGCCACCGCAGGCAACGTAAATTTCCAGAAATACTTACTAAAAGTGAAATCCAAAGCCTTTTTGATGCATGTGATAATCTTAGAGATAAATGTATATTAATGACTCTATATGGCGCTGGACTAAGACTTAGTGAAGTTGCTTCTCTAAAAGTTACTGATATTGATAGTGAAAAAATGCAGTTATTTATCCGCAATGCCAAAGGCTCTAAAGATCGCTATGCATTGCTTTCACAAGCTAACCTTGAAATTCTAAGAGTTTATTGGAAAGCTTATCGTCCAAAAGAATGGCTTTTTTACAGCCGAGTAAATACCGGAACACACATTACTTCTAAGGCTGTACAAAATATATTCCACAAATACATAGAAAAAGCTAATATTTCTAAAAAAGTTACCGTCCATAGCTTAAGGCATAGTTTTGCTACACATCTACTAGAATCTGGCATAAGTATATTTCATATTAAACAATTACTTGGGCATTCAGATATCAGTTCTACATGTTTTTATTTGCATTTACTTAAAATTCAATCTTTAAATGTACAAAGTCCTCTAGATTTCTTGACAGAAACGGAGAAAACTAATGGTTGA
- a CDS encoding TetR/AcrR family transcriptional regulator: MCTISRKEKEKLVREKDIINAAEKVFTMIGYNGASMEAIAKESQFTRKTIYQYFTDKEDLLFSVIIRGFERLFCTLKNAVVNGNNGIEKLKHLTNAYFQFYKDSPNTLNLMNYIGYIKPTAENSAKRIEFNKVSEQLAQEIAKIIDEGKADGSIRTDFDTMKLTHSLNF, translated from the coding sequence ATGTGTACAATTTCTAGAAAAGAAAAAGAAAAATTAGTAAGAGAAAAAGATATCATAAATGCTGCCGAAAAAGTCTTTACTATGATTGGCTATAATGGAGCCTCAATGGAAGCGATAGCTAAGGAATCGCAATTTACCAGAAAAACTATTTATCAGTATTTTACTGATAAAGAAGATTTACTGTTCTCAGTTATAATTAGAGGATTTGAAAGACTTTTCTGTACGCTTAAGAATGCAGTTGTAAATGGAAATAACGGAATTGAAAAGCTTAAACACTTAACAAATGCTTATTTTCAATTTTATAAGGACTCTCCTAATACATTGAACTTAATGAACTATATTGGGTATATTAAGCCTACAGCAGAAAATTCTGCTAAACGTATTGAGTTTAATAAAGTTAGTGAGCAATTGGCTCAAGAAATTGCAAAGATAATTGATGAAGGAAAGGCAGACGGAAGTATAAGAACAGATTTTGACACAATGAAATTAACTCATTCTCTGAATTTTTAA
- a CDS encoding CoA transferase subunit A translates to MAKINTVQEAVENIKDGMKIMTAGFLGVGAPLKMIDALAETDVKDLTLIQAVSAHPGETHDVGKLVANKQIKKFIGAHIGTCPEIQEQYNAGTLEVEFIPMGTIVECIRAGGAGLGAVITPTGLGTEIEKGRDKLIVDGKEYLVFPSIKADIALIKGYKADKLGNIVYRGTTKGTNTSMALAADLVIAEVDEIVEVGEIPPDSVGTPGILVDIIVQGDSLEDRTKYFEDLWTRTKKMK, encoded by the coding sequence ATGGCAAAGATTAACACAGTACAAGAAGCGGTAGAAAATATTAAAGATGGTATGAAAATTATGACAGCTGGTTTTTTAGGAGTAGGTGCTCCATTAAAGATGATAGATGCATTAGCAGAGACAGATGTTAAGGACCTTACACTTATTCAAGCTGTATCAGCTCACCCAGGAGAAACTCACGATGTTGGTAAGCTTGTAGCAAATAAACAAATAAAAAAATTTATAGGTGCACATATTGGAACTTGTCCTGAAATACAAGAACAATATAATGCAGGTACATTAGAAGTGGAATTTATACCTATGGGAACTATAGTAGAATGTATAAGAGCTGGAGGAGCCGGGCTTGGTGCAGTTATAACTCCAACTGGTCTTGGAACTGAAATTGAAAAGGGAAGAGATAAACTTATTGTAGATGGAAAGGAATATTTAGTATTTCCATCAATAAAGGCAGATATTGCACTAATTAAGGGTTATAAAGCTGATAAACTTGGGAATATCGTATATAGAGGGACAACCAAAGGAACAAATACAAGTATGGCACTTGCTGCTGATTTAGTTATAGCTGAAGTAGATGAAATTGTAGAAGTGGGTGAAATTCCCCCTGATAGTGTTGGAACACCAGGCATATTAGTAGATATAATAGTTCAAGGTGATTCTCTTGAAGATAGAACAAAATATTTTGAAGATTTATGGACACGAACTAAAAAAATGAAATAG
- a CDS encoding 3-oxoacid CoA-transferase subunit B has translation MNGKEIIARRIAKEFKEGMVANLGFGIPNMAANYLPEGMEIILQCENGALRFGATPSIGESDPDLANSGGAPITLLPGASTFEMDLSFAIIRGGHVDITALGALEVDQEGNIANWKIPGVFAPGMGGAMDLLVGAKYVIAALSHNDKKGNSKVLKKCTLPLSAAKCVDLIITDKAVMKVTDKGLVLMEVAPGLTVEEVVKITEADLLIADDVKEMEI, from the coding sequence ATGAATGGTAAAGAGATAATTGCAAGGAGAATAGCGAAAGAGTTTAAAGAGGGAATGGTTGCTAATTTAGGATTCGGTATACCTAATATGGCTGCAAACTATTTACCAGAAGGGATGGAAATAATACTACAATGTGAAAATGGTGCATTGAGGTTTGGAGCAACTCCTAGCATAGGGGAATCTGATCCAGACTTAGCAAATTCCGGTGGAGCTCCAATTACTTTATTACCAGGAGCATCAACATTTGAAATGGATCTATCCTTTGCAATAATAAGAGGAGGACATGTTGATATAACTGCATTAGGTGCTTTAGAGGTTGACCAAGAAGGAAATATTGCTAACTGGAAGATACCGGGAGTTTTTGCACCAGGTATGGGAGGTGCAATGGACCTTTTGGTAGGAGCAAAATATGTAATAGCTGCCTTAAGTCATAATGATAAAAAAGGTAATTCAAAGGTGCTAAAAAAATGTACATTACCTTTATCAGCTGCAAAGTGCGTTGATCTTATAATTACAGATAAAGCAGTTATGAAGGTTACAGATAAAGGATTAGTATTAATGGAAGTGGCACCAGGTTTAACTGTTGAGGAAGTAGTAAAGATAACTGAGGCTGATTTACTAATAGCTGATGATGTCAAGGAAATGGAAATATAA
- the ltrA gene encoding group II intron reverse transcriptase/maturase, with product MDKSKKLQRKQKTQYRDQLMEVEVELQGKSKVPSNSRVLPNRESVNDGAFDTSRLLEEVLERNNMLLALKRVISNKGSHGVDGMKTDELREHIKKHWETIKVKLLESKYNPSPVRRKEISKPDGGVRLLGIPTVQDRLIQQAIAQVLSKIYEPLFSENSFGFRPHRGAKDAITKSKQYITQGNRWVIDMDLEKFFDKVNHDILMNKLEKKIQDKRLLSLIRKYLKSGILINGVSVASEEGTPQGGPLSPLLANIMLDELDKELERRGHKFCRYADDNNIYVKSKRAGFRVMKSITNIIENNLKLKVNKDKSAVDFVSKRKFLGFSFYFSKSGAEIRIHEKSIKKFKEKVKFYTNRNKGISMEYRLHKLNQITKGWINYYGIANARGKLIELDKWIRRRLRACIWKQWKKISTKQRNLAKLGIDKYKAWEYANTRKGYWRISKSPILSKSLNNKYLESLGFISLTQTYQMRH from the coding sequence TTGGATAAATCAAAGAAATTGCAAAGAAAGCAGAAAACTCAATATAGAGACCAATTGATGGAAGTAGAAGTGGAACTTCAAGGTAAATCAAAGGTGCCGAGTAATTCTAGGGTTTTACCAAATAGAGAAAGCGTAAACGATGGAGCATTTGATACTAGTAGATTACTTGAAGAAGTTCTAGAAAGAAATAATATGCTTTTAGCACTTAAAAGAGTAATTAGCAATAAAGGTAGTCATGGTGTTGATGGAATGAAGACCGATGAACTTCGTGAGCATATCAAGAAACACTGGGAAACAATTAAAGTTAAACTACTAGAAAGTAAATATAATCCGTCACCTGTAAGGAGAAAAGAAATATCTAAACCAGATGGTGGAGTTAGACTTTTGGGAATACCAACTGTACAAGATAGATTAATTCAACAAGCAATTGCTCAAGTATTATCTAAAATATATGAACCTCTATTCTCCGAAAATAGTTTCGGTTTCCGACCTCATAGAGGAGCAAAGGACGCTATAACGAAATCAAAACAGTATATAACTCAAGGAAATAGATGGGTTATAGATATGGATTTAGAGAAATTCTTTGATAAAGTTAATCATGATATTCTCATGAACAAACTTGAAAAGAAGATACAAGACAAAAGGTTATTATCTCTAATAAGAAAATATCTTAAAAGCGGAATTCTCATAAATGGGGTCTCGGTAGCAAGTGAAGAAGGGACACCACAAGGTGGTCCGTTAAGTCCGCTATTAGCTAATATAATGTTAGATGAATTGGATAAAGAACTTGAAAGACGAGGTCACAAATTTTGTAGATATGCAGATGATAATAACATATATGTTAAAAGCAAAAGAGCAGGGTTTAGAGTAATGAAATCTATAACCAATATAATTGAAAATAATTTGAAACTTAAAGTAAACAAGGATAAAAGTGCAGTAGACTTTGTATCAAAACGAAAGTTTTTAGGATTTTCGTTTTACTTCTCGAAAAGCGGAGCAGAAATAAGAATCCATGAGAAATCTATAAAGAAATTCAAGGAAAAGGTCAAATTCTATACTAACAGAAATAAAGGAATTAGTATGGAATACAGGCTACACAAATTAAATCAAATCACAAAAGGATGGATTAATTACTATGGAATTGCTAACGCACGCGGAAAGCTAATTGAACTAGATAAATGGATTAGAAGAAGACTAAGAGCTTGCATATGGAAACAATGGAAGAAGATCAGCACTAAACAAAGAAATCTGGCTAAATTAGGAATCGATAAATACAAAGCATGGGAATATGCAAATACAAGAAAAGGCTATTGGAGAATATCCAAAAGCCCAATTTTGAGCAAGTCTTTAAACAATAAATACCTAGAATCTCTAGGATTTATTAGTCTAACACAAACATATCAAATGAGACATTAA
- a CDS encoding Lsa family ABC-F type ribosomal protection protein, giving the protein MSLINVTNLTFAYEGSYDNIFENVSFQIDTDWRLGFTGRNGRGKTTFLNLLIGKYEYNGNISHNVTFEYFPYEAKEQSNFTIDVIREISPNSMDWEIVKELSLLDMDYDALYRQFYTLSKGEQTKALLAAMFLKENSFLLIDEPTNHLDAEARQKLSNYLKKKKGFILISHDRSFLDNSVDHILSINKTNIEIQKGNFSSWWRNKELQDGFELAENEKLKKDINRLSSSAKRTSTWSDNVESSKYGTTNSGSKLDKGYVGHKAAKMMKRAKNIEARQQNMIEEKSKLLKNIESNESLKIVPLTFHDKKLVELTDVAIEYDYRIVCEGISFAIEQGERIAIQGKNGSGKSSLLKLIYGEDIPHSGIVRKNNKLIISYVSQDTSDLYGNLSEYADKHCIDESLFKSILRKLDFSREQFEKNIEDFSGGQKKKVLIAKSLCERAHLYIWDEPLNFIDVISRMQIEKLLIEHEPTILFVEHDSAFCENVATKTIRL; this is encoded by the coding sequence ATGTCTTTAATAAATGTTACAAACCTAACCTTTGCTTATGAAGGTAGTTATGATAATATTTTTGAAAATGTAAGTTTTCAAATTGATACAGATTGGAGATTGGGCTTTACTGGAAGAAACGGAAGAGGAAAGACTACTTTTCTAAATCTTTTGATTGGGAAATACGAATATAATGGGAACATTTCACATAATGTGACTTTTGAATATTTTCCTTATGAGGCGAAGGAACAAAGTAATTTCACCATAGATGTAATAAGGGAGATTAGCCCAAATTCAATGGATTGGGAAATAGTAAAAGAATTATCTTTATTAGATATGGACTACGATGCTTTATATAGACAGTTTTATACACTATCTAAAGGAGAGCAGACCAAAGCATTGTTGGCTGCTATGTTTTTGAAGGAGAACTCCTTCTTACTTATTGATGAGCCTACAAATCATTTGGATGCTGAAGCTAGGCAAAAACTAAGTAATTACTTGAAAAAAAAGAAAGGATTTATTCTAATTTCACATGATAGGTCTTTTTTGGATAATTCTGTTGACCATATCTTGTCTATTAATAAAACCAATATTGAAATACAAAAAGGAAATTTTTCTTCATGGTGGAGAAACAAAGAATTACAAGATGGTTTTGAGCTAGCAGAAAACGAAAAATTGAAAAAGGATATTAACAGACTTTCCAGCTCAGCAAAACGTACATCTACGTGGTCAGATAATGTTGAGAGCAGCAAGTATGGAACTACTAATTCTGGGAGCAAATTAGATAAAGGATATGTTGGACATAAAGCTGCAAAAATGATGAAGCGTGCTAAAAATATAGAAGCTAGACAACAAAACATGATTGAGGAGAAATCAAAGCTTCTTAAAAATATTGAATCTAATGAAAGTTTAAAAATAGTACCGCTTACTTTCCATGATAAAAAGCTTGTAGAACTTACAGATGTTGCAATTGAATATGATTATAGAATTGTCTGTGAAGGAATAAGCTTCGCTATAGAGCAAGGTGAAAGAATTGCTATTCAAGGAAAGAATGGCAGCGGAAAATCAAGTCTATTGAAGTTAATTTATGGAGAAGACATCCCCCATAGTGGAATTGTAAGAAAGAATAATAAGTTAATCATTTCGTATGTTTCACAAGATACTTCAGATTTATATGGTAACTTATCTGAGTATGCAGATAAACACTGTATTGACGAGAGTTTATTTAAATCAATTCTTAGAAAGCTTGATTTTTCAAGAGAACAGTTTGAAAAGAATATCGAGGATTTTAGTGGAGGACAGAAGAAAAAGGTATTGATTGCCAAAAGTTTGTGTGAACGGGCACATTTGTATATTTGGGATGAACCATTGAATTTTATTGATGTCATTTCTCGTATGCAGATTGAGAAATTGTTAATTGAACATGAACCTACAATTTTGTTTGTTGAGCATGATAGTGCATTTTGTGAAAATGTTGCAACAAAAACAATAAGATTGTAA